From Rhodopseudomonas palustris:
TTGGAGTGTCGAAGTACCAGTATTTCCTATTCTTCACCTTCACGGCGACGAATCGTCCGGCGGCAGAAAACTCGGACGTGAAGCTGTCGTCCAGGCAGCGCTGGACCAGTTCAGAGTAGAGGGTCTGGTATGAGATATCGAGCGCTGCGGATACCGCCATGGGAACCTCGTTATACTATATTCGCGAAAATAATATAACGAGAATAAAGTTCGCAGAGCCCGAAGTTATACTAAATTCGCAAAGATAGTATAACCCACTGGACTTAATCTCCTGTTATTTTTAAACCGGGGTCGGTCTGCTAAGAGGCACAGATGCCGGCGATCTGCCGGTTCGCAGCCAAAAGAGCGTGAAATGCGAATAGCGATGATCGGAACCGGCTATGTGGGGCTGGTGTCGGGGGCCTGCTTTGCCGATTTCGGCCACGACGTCATGTGTGTCGACAAGGATGCCGACAAGATCGCAGCGCTGCATCGCGGCGAGATCCCGATCTACGAGCCCGGGCTCGACGAGCTGGTGGCGGCCAACGTCAAGGCGGGACGGCTGGGCTTCACCACCGATCTGACGGCGCCGGTGGGCGAAGCCGACGCGGTATTCATAGCGGTGGGCACGCCGTCGCGGCGCGGCGACGGCCACGCCGATCTCAGCTACGTCTATGCGGCGGCGCGCGAGATCGCCGCGGCGCTGAAGGGCTTCACCGTCGTCGTCACCAAGTCGACGGTCCCGGTCGGCACCGGCGACGAGGTCGAGCGGCTGATCCGCGAGACCAATCCGGACGCCGACGCCGCGGTCGCATCCAATCCGGAATTCCTGCGCGAGGGCGCGGCGATCCGCGACTTCAAGTTCCCCGACCGGATCGTGATCGGCACCTCCGACGAGCGCGCGCGGAAGGTGCTCGGCGAGATCTATCGGCCGCTGTCGCTGAACCAGGGCCCGCTGATGTACACCGAGCGGCGCACCGCCGAACTGATCAAATACGCCGCCAACGCGTTTCTGGCGACCAAGATCACCTTCATCAACGAGATGGCGGATCTGGCCGAGAAGGTCGGCGCCGACGTCCAGGACGTCGCCCGCGGCATCGGCATGGACAACCGCATCGGGCCGAAATTCCTGCACGCCGGCCCCGGCTTCGGCGGCTCGTGCTTTCCCAAGGACACCCGCGCGCTGGTCAAGATCGGGGCCGATCACGAGGTGCCGCTGCGGATCGTCGAGGCGGTGCTCGCGGTCAACGACAACCGCAAGCGCGCGATGGCCCGCAAGGTCGCGCACGCGCTCGGCGGCAGCCTGCGCGGCAAGACCGTCGCGGTGCTCGGCCTCACCTTCAAACCCGACACCGACGACATGCGCGAGGCGCCGTCGATCCCGCTGGTGACCGGGCTGATGGACATGGGCGCCAAGGTCCGCGCCTTCGACCCGGTCGGCATGGCGCAGGCAAAGGCGGAACTGCCGGACATCACCTATTGCGACGACGCCTATGCCTGCGCCGAGGGCGCCGACGCGCTGGTGATCGTCACCGAATGGGTGCAGTTCCGGGCGCTCGATCTGCCGCGGCTCAAAGCCGCGATGCGGCAGCCGGTGATCGTCGATCTGCGCAACGTCTACCGCGCCGACCAGATGGCCGAGCACGGCTTCGTGTATCACAGCGTCGGACGCGGCAGCGCGTAGCGGAGACAGGCCGTGCGGGCGCGTCCGAGCGGCGTCGATGTCCGGCCGGGCGGCTTCGCGGGCGCCTCAGGGATGAACGCGATCCGCCTCGCCCTCGCCGGCGGCGCGTTCTGGCTGGTCGGCGCGATGGTGTTCTTTCGCCAGAGCTGGGCGTCGCGCCTCGACGTCGTCACAGGCGATCTCGGCGATGGCCGGCTGATCACCTTCCTACACGAGCATCTGTACGACTGGCTGCGCGGCGCGGCCGCATTCCGCTCGCCCGATTACTTCCACCCGCAGCGCCTGACGCTCGGCTTCACCGATTCGTTTCTGCTCGACGTCCTGCCGTATTCGCTGTTTCGCAGCCTCGGCGCCGACGCCTATCTGGCCATGCTGCTGCTGGACGTGTCGCTGTCGCTGATGTGCTTCGCCGCGGCGGCCGTGGTGCTGCTGCGCTATTTCCGGGTCACCCCGCTGATCGCCTTCGCCGCCGCCCTCCTGATCACCTTCCCGAACAATCTGTTCTTCAAGGCCAGCATCGGCCATCTGAATTTCTTCGGCCTGTACTGGGTGCCGGTGATCGGCCTGCTCGCGCTGTGGGCGTTCGACGGATTTCCCCGGCCGACCCGATGGTCCTATCTGCGCGGCTTCGTCGCCGGGCTGCTCTATGCGCTGCTGTTCAGCAGCGCCTACTACGTGGCGTGGCTGTTCGCACTCACCTTGCTGATCGCGGCGATCTGCGCCGGCGTCATCGCGCTGCGCCGCGGCGCGATTGCGATCGATCGGCGCGGCGGCGTTGCGCTGGCCGGGCTATCGGCGGTCGCAGCCGCGGGTTTCGTGATCGGCCTGTCTTCATTCGTCTATATCTACGGACCGGTGCTGGCGATCTTCCCCGGCCGTTCGTTCGCCGACTACCTCGCCTTCGCCCCGCACCCGATCGACCTTCTCAACGTCTCCCGTCACAACCTGATGTGGGGCAGCCTGGTGCGGGAGATGGTCGGCCCCGTCGTCAGCGACGACGGCGAACGCGGGCTGGCGGTGACGCCGATCCTGCTGCTGGCCTTCGTCGGCTTCTCGACCGGCCTGCTCCGCCGCGACCCGGCCGCGGCCGCCTCGCGACCTCGCTGGGAGGCGCTGTTCGTCTGGGCGAGCCTCGGCGTCTTCGTGCTGAGCTGGCTCCTGACCGTGCAGGTCGGCGGCACCAGCGCGTTCGCGCTGCTGTACAAGACCATTCCCGGCGCAGTGGCGATCCGCACCGGCGGCCGGATTCAGCTTCTGGTCAATCTCTGGGTGGTCTGCGGCCTCGCGCTCGCGCTCGACCGCTGGATCGCCGCGGCCAGGCCGGATGCGCGCCTCAAGCGGGTGGTGCCGGCCGGCTTGCTGCTGGCGCTGTGCGCGGCCGAGCAGCTCAACCGCAATCGCAGCGTGCTGACCCGCAGCGGCCAGCGGGCGCTGCTGGCGTCGATGCCGCCCGCACCGGCGGACTGCCGGTCGTTCTTCATCGATCGCCCCACCGACCTCCGCCTGTTCCAGTTCGACGCGCTCGCGATCGCGCAGGCCACCGGCCTGCCCACGCTCAACGGCTCGTCCGGCGTGTTTCCGCCGGACTGGGGCTTCTGGAATTACGACGCCGGCTATCTGCCGGCGGTGCAGCGCTGGATCGACGCCCACCGGCTGACGGGCGTCTGCAGCTACGACCAGACCGACCGGCGCTGGCGCGTGCGCGTGCGCGACTGAGCGCGGGCGCCTACTTGCCCCAGACTTCTCGCGCGACCTCGACCGCGAGCTGCAGCTTGTCCCACTGCTCCTGCTCGCTGAGGATGTTGCCTTCCTCGGTCGAGGCGAAGCCGCATTGCGGCGACAGCGCGAGCTGTTCCAAGGGCGCAAATTTCGCCGCTTCCTCGAGACGACGCTTGATGTCGTCTTTCTTTTCCAGCTCGCCGAATTTCGAGGTGATGACGCCGACCACCACGACCTTGTTGCCCTTCGGCAAAAAGCGCAGCGGCTCGAAGCCGCCGGCGCGTTCGGAATCGTATTCGAGGAAATAGCCGTCGTAATTGATGCCGGCGAGCAGCGTTTCGGCCACCGGCTCGTAGCCGCCGGAGGAGATCCAGGTCGAACGGAAATTGCCGCGGCAGACGTGGGTGGTGATCACCATGTCGGCGGGCCGTTCGGCGATCGCGTAGTTGATCACGCGGGCGTAGATCTGCTGCAGATTGTCCGGATCGTCGCCGCGGGCGCGGGCCTTCTCCAACTCGTCCTGCGAGCAAAGATAGGCCCACACGGTGTCGTCGAACTGCAGATAGCGGCAGCCGGCGTCGTAGAACGCCTTCACGGCCTTGCGATAGGTCTTGGCGAGGTCCTCGAAGAAACCGTCGAGATCCGGATAGACCTCCTTGGAGATCGCCTTGCGGCCGCCGCGGAAATGCAGCACCGCCGGCGACGGGATCGTCATCTTGGCGGTGACGTGCGCCGTGTCGGCGTGCTTCTTCAGGAAGCGGAAGTGATCGAGCATCGGATGATCGTCGGGGAAGTCGAGCTTGCCGATCACCCGGATCGAATCGTTGCGGGTCTGCACGCCGGCGAACTGGATGCCGGTGTCGGGATGATAGAGTTCGCAGCCGGTCAGATGGCTGAGGAAATCGAAGTGCCACCAGGAGCGGCGGAACTCGCCGTCGGTGGCGAGCTTGAGGCCGATCGCCGACTGCTTGTGGACGACCTTCTCGATTTCCATGTCCTCGATCTTCTTCAGATCGGCGGCGGTGATTTCGCCCTTCTCCAGCCTGGCGCGCGCCTCCTTGATGCTCTGCGGGCGCAACAGGCTGCCGACCTCGTCGGCTCGGAACGGGGCTCTGGTTCTCTGCATCGTTTCACTCCCAATCAGGATCAGCTTTTTGCACCGGCGGCGCTGGAGACGCCGAGGTAACGTTCCAGGGTCGCGGGATCTTCCTTCAGCGCCGCACTGGTCGCCTGATGGACGATCGCTCCGCGCTCCAATATCACAACGCGATCGGCGAGCCCGAGGATTTTTCGCGCGTTCTGCTCGACGATGATCGAGCAGATTCCGCCCGCCCGGGTGATCGCGCCGAGCGCGGTCATCAGTTCGTCGACGATGATCGGGGCCAGCCCTTCGGTCGGCTCGTCGAGCAGCAACAGCTTCGGATTGAGCATCAGCGCCCGGCCGATCGCCAGCATCTGCTGCTCGCCGCCGGAGAGCTGGTTGCCGAAATTGCCGCGCCGTTCTTCCAGCCGCGGAAACATCTGGTAGATCCGCGCCACCGTCCAGGGGCCCGGCTGCGCCACCGCGGTGAGGTTCTCCTCGACGGTGAGCGACTTGAAGATGTTGCGCTCCTGCGGCACCCAGCCGATCCCGGCGCGGGCGCGCTGATCCGGCCGCAACGCGGTGACGTCGACGCCGCCGAGCGAAATCCTTCCGGAGAACCGCCGCGTGACGCCGACGATCGAATTGATCAGCGTGGTCTTGCCGGTGCCGTTGCGGCCGAGCAGCGCCAGCGCCTGGCCTTCGTCGAGCCGCAGCGACAGCTCCGGCAGCACCACGGCCTCACCGTAGCCGGCGCGCAGTCTGTCGATCGCAAGCAGCTCAGACATTTGGAAGCTCAACCATGGGCGTCCTCGCCGAGATACACCGCCTTGACCTGCGGATCGCGCGCGACCTCTTCGGGCGAGCCTTCGACCAGCAGCGCGCCGGAGACCAGCACCGAAATCCGGTCGGCGAAGGAGAACACCAGATCCATGTCGTGCTCGATCAGCAGCACGGTGACGTCGCGCGGCAGGTTGGCCACCGCGGCGAGGATGTCGTGACGCTCGCTCTCCGGCACGCCGGCGGCGGGCTCGTCGAGCAGCAGCACCCGCGGCTTGGTGGCGATCGCCACCGCGATCTCCAGCAGGCGCTGCTTGCCGTAGGGCAGCCGGCCGGTCGGCTCGTTCATGACGTCGAGCAGATGGAAGCGCGCCAGATTGTCGGCGATCTCGCCGTTGATGTCGGCGCGGGTGCCCATCCGCCGCCACCAATCGCCGCCGTGGCCGGAGCGCTCCGACACCGCGAGGCCGATGGTCTCCAGCGGCGTGAGGTCGGCGTAGAGCTGATTGATCTGGAAGGTGCGCGACAGCCCGCGCAGCACGCGGCTGTGCACCGGCATCGTGGTGATGTCCTGCCCCTCCAGCAGGATGCGGCCGCCGTCCGGCTTCAGCACGCCGGTGAGCAGGTTGATCACCGTGGTCTTGCCGGCGCCGTTGGGGCCGATCAGCGCGTGGCGCGCGCCGGCCTCGACATTGAGCGAGAGGCTGCGGGTGACGTGGAGCCCGCCGAAATGCTTGTCGAGGCCGATCGTCTGCAGCGCCAGCGTCATGCCGCGCCTCCGCTCGGCTTGGCGCGGCGCAGCGCGCGGATAACCTTGCGCGGCACGAACATCACCCAGCGCTCCAGCCGCTCGCGGCCGATCAGCACGATTGTGACCAGCACCAGCCCGATCCAGAACAGCCAGTATTGCGGCGTGATGGTCGAGAAGATCTCCTGCAGGATCTTGAAGATCACCGCGCCGATCATGCCGCCGTACAGATAGCCGGTGCCGCCGAGCACCAGCACCAGCACCAGATCGGCCGAGCGCTCGAACGAGAACACGTCGAGCGAAGCGAGCTGGGTGGTCTGGGTGAACAGCGCGCCGGCGATGCCGGCATAGACCGCGGCGAGCGTGTAGATCGCGACCAGCCGCCGGTTGACCGGGATGCCGACGGCGGCGGCGCGCAGCGGATTGTTGCGGATCGCGCGAAGACTGAGGCCGAACGGCGAATGCACGACGCGGCGCGCCAGCAGGAACAACACGAACAGCACCGCGACGCTGTACCAGAACCCGACCTGGCCGAAGATGTCGAACTCGAACAGGCCGAGGATCGGCTGCATCACGATGCCCTGCAGGCCGTCGGAGCCGCCGGTGATGTCGGAGAACCGCTCGGCGAGCGCCTCCATCAGCAGCGCGATGCCGAGCGTCACCATCAGCCGCGTGAGATCGACGCCGCGGATCACCAGGAAGCTGGTGGCGAAGCCGAGCACGCCGGCGATCAGACCGGCGACCAGCAGCGCCAGCACCGGCTCGGGCACCAGGCCGTGCAGCGCCATCAGGCCGGCCGCATAGGCGCCGACGCCGAAGAACGCGGCGTGGCCGAGCGAGACGATGCCCGCATAGCCGAGGATCAGATCGAGCGACAGCGCGAACAGGCCGATCCGCAGGATCTCGGTCATGATCAGATAGCGCGACGGAAACAGCAGGCCGCAGCCGATCAGCACGATCCAGAACACGAATTCGGCCGGGTGCCAGCGCGCGGTGCGGCGGGCGTGGAAGCCGACATTGTCAGCGGGCGCGGTCATGCGGTCACCGCGCCGCGGTGCGGCCGAACAGGCCGTTGGGACGCCAGATCAGGATCACGATCATGATGGTGTAGATCATGAACGGCCCCATCTTCGGCAGATAGTATTTGCCGGCGACGTCGCCGATGCCGAGCAGCAGCGATGCGAGGAACGGCCCGGTGATCGACGACGACCCGCCGACGGTGACCACGATCAGAAAGTAGATCATGAACTTCAGCGGGAAATACGGATCGAGCCCGAGGATCTCGGCGGAGAGCGCGCCGCCGAAGCCGGCCAGCCCGCACCCGAACGCAAAGGTCAGCGCGAACACCTGCGGCACGTTGATGCCGAGCCCGGAGGCGACGCGCGGATCGTCGACCGCGGCGCGCAGCCGGCTGCCGAAGCGGGTCTTGGCCAGCGTCAGTTGCAGCGCCACGGTGAGCAGGCCGCAGATCACGATGATCATCAGCCGGTAGCGGCCGATGCCGACGCCGAACAGGTCGATCTGGCCCTGCAGCGCTTCGGGCAGCTTGATGAAGATCCGCGACGAGCCCATGATGAAATCGACCGCGGCGACCGACATGAAGACGAGGCCGACGCTGAACAGCACCTGGTCGAGATGCGAGCGGTCGTAGAGGTGGCGGTACAGCAGCCGCTCGAACAAGGCGCCGATCAGCGCGCTGGCGAGAAACGCGATCGGCAGCGCGGCGAAGAACGGCCAGCCCATATTGTTGACCAGCACCGCGCAGACATAGCCGCCGGCCATCGCGAACGCACCGTGGGCGAGGTTGACGAAATTCATCAGCCCCAGCGTCACCGCCAGCCCGCACGCCAGCACGAACAGCAACATGCCGTAAGCTATGCCGTCGAACAGGATGGTGAGGAAGGTCATGTCAGAAACAATCGGCTTGCTGTGTCATTCCGGGGCGCTCGCGCAGCGAGCGAACCCGGAATCCAGAGGTTGTTGCGCGGTCGAGATTCCGGGTTCGCGCTACGCGCGCCCCGGAATGACCGTGGATGGTCCTCGACGTAACGTCCATCGCCCCAACACGTCATGGCCGGGCTCGTCCCGGCCATCCACGAGCCCCATGCACCGCAGTTCGTGGATGCCCGGGACAAGCCCGGGCATGACGTGGATGGGGTGGCGGGGAGTATCGACCTCAGCACGCGTGGCTCCGCCTTACTTCTTCGTCTTGCCGGGGTCCTTCACGGCGTCGAATTTGGCGAATTCGATGTTGTAGAGTTCGCCGTCGACCTTTTCCACCTTACGAATGTAGATATCCTGGACGATGTCGCGGGTCTCCGGATCGATCGAGATCGGGCCGCGCGGGCTTTCCCAGCTCATGCCCTTCATCGCCGCGATCAGCGAATCGCCGTCGGTCTTGCCGCCGGTCTTCTTCAGCGCCTCATAGACCAGATGGATGCCGTCATAGCCGCCGACCGCCATGAAGCCCGGGCGCTGGCCGAAATCCTTCTTGTAGGTCGCGACGAATTCCTTGTTCATCGCGGACGGATGCGCCGCCGAATACATGTGGGCGGTGACCACGCCCAGCGCGGCGTCGCCCATGCTGTTCAGGAGGTCGTCGTCCATCACGTCGCCGGGGCCGATCACCTTGATGCCGCTCTTGTCGAGCCCGCGCTCGGCGAACTGCCGCATGAAGTTGCCGCCCTGCCCGGCCGGCACGAACACGAACATCGCATCCGGCTTGGCGTCCTTCATCCGCTGCAGGAACGGCGCGAAGTCCGGATTGGCGAGCGGTACCTTGATCTCTTCGACGATCTGGCCGCCGCCGGCGGTGAAGTGCTGCTTGAACGCCGCCAGCGCGTCATTGCCCGGCGCGTAGTCCGAGGTCAACGTCGCGACCTTCTTGATGCCGTTCTTCGCCGCCCAGTCGCCGATGATGGTCGAGGATTGCGCCAGCGTGAACGAGGTGCGGACGATGTAGGGCGAGCGCTCGGTGATGATCGAGGTGCCGGCGGCCATCACGATCTGCGGCACCTTGGCCTGCGTCGCCAGCGGCGCCGCAGCGAGCGCGGCCGGGGTTATGCCGAAGCCGGCGATCACATTGACCTTGTCGTTGACGATCAATTCCTGCGCGAGCCGCTTGGTGTTGTCGGGAATCGCGGCGTCGTCCTTGAGGATCACTTCGATCTTCTTGCCGGCGACGGTATCGCCGTGCTTCTTGATGTAGAGCTTGATCGCGTTGTCGATCTGCTTGCCGGTCGAGGCCTGGCCGCCGGTCATCGGCACGATCAGACCGATCTTGAAGGTGTCCGCGGCCTGTGCCGCAGCGATCGGAGCCGTGGTTGCGAGAGCGATGCAGGCGGCCTGCAGCAGTGTTCGTCTGCCAATCAGCATGAGCGTTTCCCCTTGTCCCTGAGCCTCGCGTCCGAAGCTTTTGCTCCGGTCCGCATCCTAGCCGAGATGGCGCCGCTGTGTCTTGCAAGGCTGGAGCGCTTCCATCCTGCAATCAGAATGGACATCGCGTGATGTCGCACCTCGCCGGCGCTCCCACGGCAACCAATTGCCAAGGGTCTCGTGCTACGGAAGGGTGCGCGGCTCCAACCTTCGACCTCTGAATCCACGGCTTTGATCGGCGGACTGGCCATATCATTGCCATGGAAGCCGGGATGATGGGTGCAATATCAGGTATGCCACAATCGGATAGCAGAAAGACCATTCGGCGCGATCGACGGGCTTTCGCGCCACCGAGCCGGACCGCAGCCGCGGACCGGCGATGAACCGGGACTTCAAGATATAAATGCAAACGAGTTCGTTGCGTCCACATTCGTTGCGTCTGACGGTCGCCGTCGGCGTCCTGCTGTGTGGTCTGGCAGGCTGCGGCACCATCAATGAACAACTCACTGTCGGCCTCGCCGACCACGTCCCGCAATGGGCCGGCGGCCTGCCGCCGAACGCGCCGCCGCGCCCCGGCACGGCCAAGTACGACGCCTACATGCGCGAGCAGGAGCGGCTGCGCAACATGCCCGCCGCCGAGCGCCAGAAGATCGAGGCCGCCAAGGCGGCCGAGACCGGCGGGGCGACGCAGGCCGGCGAGGCTCCGCGCTGAACCGGAACGATCGCCGCTTCGCGCCGTTCGATCGCTGGGCTCGGGAGCAATAAAGTATGCGCTGGTTCTTCGGCGGCCTCGCCGCGATCCTGATCGTCGTCCTGATCTATCTGGGATCCGCCGCAGTGTCGCTGGCTGGCCTCGCCGCCGCCGCACGATCCGGCGATGGCGCCGCGGTGATCGCGCGCACGGATGTGAAGTCGCTGACCCAGTCGCTGGCGGATCAGATCGTCGGCGCGTATCTGGACCGCATCGGGCAAAGCCGCCAGGTTCGCCCGATGGAACGAACCCTGGTGCGCGGGGTGGGAATAGGTTTCGCCGAGGCGATGATCGCCAAGATGCTGACGCCGGACCGTCTGACGCAGCTCCTGAAGACCGGCGGAATCGGCGCGAATGACGGCCTGCCGTCGTTCGAGGGTGTTCCGAAGCTCGCCGATCTCGACACCGGCAACGTGCTCTCACTGCTGCAGCGGTTTCGATTCATCCAGCCGGTCGAATTCGCGATCCGGATCAGCGAAAGCTCCGAACCGGAGCTCTACAGCGCCGTGAAGGTGCATTTCTACGGCACCGGGTGGAAGATGTCGGGCCTGGTCCTCCCCGAGAAGGTCGCCCGCGATCTGGCGGCAGCGCTGCCGGCGAAGTGACAAGCAGTCAGTGCGTTCGCTCGATCAATCCACGAACACCACGGTCTTGCGACCGTTGAGGATCACCCGGTCGTCGAGGTGATAGTGCATCGCGCGGGCCAGCACCCGCCGTTCGATGTCGCGGCCCTTGCGCACCAGATCGGCCGGCGTGTCGCGGTGGCTGATGCGCTCGACGTCCTGATCGATGATCGGGCCCTCGTCGAGCGTGCTGGTGACATAATGCGCGGTGGCGCCGATCAGCTTGACGCCGCGATCGAACGCCTGGTGATAGGGCCTGGCGCCCTTGAAGCCCGGCAGGAACGAATGATGGATATTGATGCAGCGCCCGGCGAGGCGGCCCGCCATTTCGTCGGACAGGATCTGCATGTAGCGCGCCAGAACGACGAGATCGGTCTTGGTCTGCGCGATCAGCGCGGTGATCGCCGCCTCCTGCTGCCGCCGCGTGTCCTTGGTCACCGGCAAATGGTAGAACGGGATCTCGCCGAAATCGAAGCCGCTGAAGGTCTCGCGCGGATGATTGGAGACGATCGCGGTCGGGATCATCTGCAACTCGTCGATCCGCCAGCGATACAGAATATCGGCGAGGCAGTGATCGGACTGCGACACCAGCAGCATCACCCGGCGGCGGGTGCTGCGGTCGCGCATGTGCCAGCCCATCGTGAACTTGACCGCGACGGCGGAGAAGCCGTTGCGCAGCTCCGCCAGCGGCACCACCCGGTCGGCGGCGTTGAACACCACGCGCATGAAGAAGTGGCCGCTCTCGATGTCGTTGTATTGCTGCGCGTCGAGCACGTTCTGGCCGTTCTCGAACAGGAACGTCGTCACCGCGGCGGTGATGCCGACGCGATCGGGGCAGGACAGGGTCAGCACGTATTGATGATGCGGCATGGGCGATCTTGATAGCAGCGGCGGCGCCGGAACTCGGTTCGGGCCCCTGCTCTAGCATCGGCGCGAGGCTTGCGCCAATCCCGATCAAAGGCGCAAGATGACCGAATAAACGGCGATCGGCGGAGTTTTCATGGCTGGACGGCTCGGCGGCACCCGCATCCTGATTCTGGAGACCCGCGAGGAAGCGCAGTTCTCCCGCCTGCTCGCCGACCAGGGCGCCGACGTGCTTCAATGTCCGATGGTCGCGATCGTCGACGCGCCGGAGCCCGCCCCGGTGGTGGCGTGGATCGACAGGCTGATCGCGAACCCGTTCGACGATCTGGTGCTGACCACCGGCGAAGGCCTCCGCCGCCTCGCCAAGCTGGCGCGCAGCCTCGGCCGCGAGCGCGACTTCGTCGAAGCGGTCGGAAAGACCCGGCGGTTCGCCCGTGGCCCCAAGCCCGGCCGTGCGCTGCGCGAGATCGGGCTCGACGCCGACATCACCACGCAGACGCCGACCTCGGAAGGCATCGCCGCGACGCTCGCGCCCTACGATCTGCGCGATCGTCGCGTCGGCCTGCAGCTCTATCCCGACAAGGATCACGCCGCGCTGATCGGCGCCATCGTGGCGCAGGGCGCTGAGGTCGACACCGTGCTGCCTTATGCCTACGACGCGCGCGCCGCGGAGGAGAATGTCGTCATCGCGATCGAGGAGATGGCGCAAGGTCGCGTCGACGCGATCGCGCTGACCAGTTCCAACCAACTCCGGCGACTGTTCGATGTCGCGGCGGCGCGCGGCTGCGAGGCGCGATTGCGCGAGGGCCTCGACGCGACGCCGATCGCGTCGGTCGGCCCGGTGGTGTCGGACGAATTGCGGCACTATGGACTCACTCCCGCGATCACGCCGCCGGACGGCGCGTTCTTCATGAAGCCGCTGATCAGCGCGATGATCGCGTCGCTGGGCAGCCGGCCGCCGCGCAGTGCAGCATCATCGTGACTTGACGCCCTCGCCCGCACCGCCAAGATGCACACAAACAAGAACAAGGTCGGGTGGACATGCGGGCGCTGCCATTGTCGGAATTGCGCGTCGTGGAAATCGGGTCCGGCGACGCGCTGGCT
This genomic window contains:
- the purU gene encoding formyltetrahydrofolate deformylase: MPHHQYVLTLSCPDRVGITAAVTTFLFENGQNVLDAQQYNDIESGHFFMRVVFNAADRVVPLAELRNGFSAVAVKFTMGWHMRDRSTRRRVMLLVSQSDHCLADILYRWRIDELQMIPTAIVSNHPRETFSGFDFGEIPFYHLPVTKDTRRQQEAAITALIAQTKTDLVVLARYMQILSDEMAGRLAGRCINIHHSFLPGFKGARPYHQAFDRGVKLIGATAHYVTSTLDEGPIIDQDVERISHRDTPADLVRKGRDIERRVLARAMHYHLDDRVILNGRKTVVFVD
- a CDS encoding uroporphyrinogen-III synthase — its product is MAGRLGGTRILILETREEAQFSRLLADQGADVLQCPMVAIVDAPEPAPVVAWIDRLIANPFDDLVLTTGEGLRRLAKLARSLGRERDFVEAVGKTRRFARGPKPGRALREIGLDADITTQTPTSEGIAATLAPYDLRDRRVGLQLYPDKDHAALIGAIVAQGAEVDTVLPYAYDARAAEENVVIAIEEMAQGRVDAIALTSSNQLRRLFDVAAARGCEARLREGLDATPIASVGPVVSDELRHYGLTPAITPPDGAFFMKPLISAMIASLGSRPPRSAASS